GATCTTATGGGTGATTTGGAACGCATTCGAGGAAGGCCCCTTCTCGGCATGGAAGAAAAATTCCTACTTCCCCTTGTAAACCGACCATCCATTCCCTCAAATGTCTGGGGCCGTGTGAACATTGCATCCATGTTATCCTCAGGCAAACCTCtcaaaaatttatcattgtGTCTCACCCCAACCAAGTCTGAACCATCACCAATACATCTATTTGGACTAATATTTCTTGGATTTCTATGACCAATTTGGATGCCATCTCTACCTCCTGGTGAACACCTCCTTGGTGCTATATAAGAGCCGTCACTCATTGGCTTTCTACCTAATCGACCATTCCCAACATATGAGCCATCGGGTGCAACATTGTTGTACTCCAGATCAGTATTGGCAAAAGCAGATGCATATTTAGGCCTCGGCCCACGGAACTGATTTGGACCATTATAAAACTCGCCAGAAAATTCACGGTCAGATTCCCATTCACTACGAACTGAGTCTAGACGACTATTGAGTCTTCCTCGACCACGCCCAAAATTCAACCTAGAGTTTCTAGGGGACATGTCCTGATGTCTTTCTCTTGAAAATTTGTGAGGTCCATCAATATAAACATCATCTCtgaaaatcaaaacaagaaGAATACGACTTGAGGATACGAAAACAAACTCAGtggataaaagagaaataagtTATTCATACTACTAAAAAGTATACCTTCCTCTCTGTAATTTATCCCCATCAAGTGCGTCAGACAGTACATCTCTTGCAGGTCGAGATGGCAGTTGTGATCTGCCTGAAATGGACCTAGTTTTACCAGGGGATGAAGAACTAGTAGCTCGAGACAGATCTATAATTCTACCTGGATTACCACCATTATTAACATCTTTGGATGCATCATTGGCATTTGCAGACAAGTCCATATTTGGCAATTCTAGATCAGTTTGTTTAACAGCGTCAGTTGTTTTGACAACCTCATCAGCACATTGGACATCAACCCCATTGCTTCCGTCAGTAGCTTGATTGGAAAGTGATTCTGTCACCAGAGCTTCAGAGACGTTTTTACCTTCCAAAAGATCTAATGCTTTCTTTTGCAAAACATTAACTGGTTTGTTGCCATGAGCAGCAATGCTGGACTTCTCGTCTTCCAATGATTCTTGCAGACACACATTTTTGTCAACTACCTTACCAGACCTCTCGTGCATTTCAATGTCCATAGCATCTTCACTATTTATTTCACTTTGAATTGCAGTCTTGTTGTCATTTTCCACTACCTGATATTGAGCAGCACAATCACCACTCACCATTCCTTTCTCCATCTGCTTATTTACAAAGTTACTACAGTCAGGGTGCTCTACTTCTCTTACCTCACATATGTTGTCCTCTGCTATGGAAGGATCCAGTGGTTCCCGAACCTCACCATCTTCataatcatcatcttcaacataCCGCTCAGTATCCACAGGAATAGTTACAGCATGATTCTCATCTGACTCGTAATCGGAACCATAAGAATCATCCTCCAACATGTCACCTGACAGggttatcttttcttcatcactTGCACAGCCTTCACCAGAGCCCCGGGTAGCAGCCAGAGGCTCATTCATGAGTTTCAATCTGCATGCATCACGATTGGCAGCATTTTTTTCCTCAGTACTAGCAGAAGAAATTTTCAGACCAGAATTTTTCAACTCTGAACCATTATCAACCACAGGCACAGTAACTGCTTCTATGATATCTTGCTCGGAATTTAAACAAGCTCCATGACAAACTTTCCCAACATTTTCTCCATCCGTAGAACTAATATTTTCAATCTGGCTTACTGTGTTTTCACTGGCTGATAACTCTGTTGTACACCCAGGTTTCACTTGAGGACAAGCTGCCTCGGCAGATATTTGTGATGTATCAGGCACAATAGACATCGCCAATGAAGGAGAAGAGTCATCCAATCCTTGTTGTAATTCTTTATCCAACCGATCCGTTTTATTCACAGCAGCATTGGAATTTTCCTGATTACCTGTATGATCTACTTCCTGTTTAACTGAAACAGCATCAGCTTTCATTAAATTGCTAACATTGGACAACTTTGAACATTTTACAACGTTAGGCGGAAATAGTTCTTGTTTCACAGTCACGCTGTCCAATGAACCCGGCGTAGAGGTATTAGCTTCCTTCAATTCCTTTTTCAAGTTCCCATCAAACGGTTCTGGCTTTACCAACCTAAAACTAGAAGTATTTGCATCAACTGCTGCCGACGCCACACTGGGTAAACTTACATTGGGAATAGAACTACCTGAATTCATTTTAACAGATAATTTAGAGGGCTCTTCAGtatatttctgaagaaaaggAGTAAGAGATAGATTACTGGAGTCACCAAATTTAAATTGTTGTCCACACATCGCAGATGGAAAACTGAAATCTTTTTTCTGACTCTCTTCACACACTGGCTTCACAGATAGAACATTTGTTGGTCGGGTCATCCCTGTAGAGCACATTAACTGCTTTTCAACAACTAAATTTTCAGTAATTTTCAGCCCATCAACACATGTTTTAACCAAGCCAGCTTCAGTCCCAGATTCTTCCCATGCATCCATTGTCGTATTAAGATCCCAGTTTGCCCTGTTAGAATGAACAGGAGTCTTGTTCCTATCAGTTTTAGCATCAGTATTTAAACTGTGAGAACTGCAGTCTTCCTTGCTTAAAGATAATTCCAGTGAGACAGATTCCGATTTCTCTATTTTTAAGCGACTCTTGTCATTCTCCACACTTTCAACAGCTGGAAAGAGGTGATCCTCTAAGCTTAAAGATAAACTAGTACTTCCTGAAACTAAAGGACTCTCTTTTCTACAAATATCTTTGACATTTTGCTTGCTCACTTCAGTTCCAATGCTAAGAGCAAGACCTTCCTTTGCAGCCAATAAGAGTTCAGGGTTGCCCTTGATAATTTGGGGTTCCAACTTTTTATTGCTGTCTTTACTGAGTAGCACAGTCTCTTTGCTATCCCTGACATCCAAAGTACACGATTGCGTACCAAGGTTTGGTTCCTCAAGTTTCGGTATAAGGAAGCAAGAGTTGCTTTGCCCCGTGTTCGCATTGGTAGCATCAGTACCGGCTTTCTTATCTTCAAGCGCAGGGATTCCATTAGCATCAGATAAACTAGAAGAGCTGGTAGAAAGAGTTGAACCCGGTGAGGTGCTTGAATGTTCCTTCCGTAAGGCATCACTTTCTTCTGAACGTGAAGCCTCTTccaaagaggaagaaaaaggctGAATAAACGGAAACCTTCTTTTCTTGATTGGTGCACCTGCAATACTGGCATTTGATAAAGTTGATCCTTGAGAAGTGCTTGAATTTTCTTTACGTTGTAACTCAGTTTCTTCAGAGAGAGAACATGGTTCCTCAGACACAGGTGAGGAAGAAGGCTGAAACGAAGGAAACCTCCTTTTCTTGATAGGCACACCTGCAATTAAACCACTAAATTGCCCAGCATAGGACTTTACCCCGGTCTGTCAATAGAAGATCAAGTAATCAATATCCAAAAAAGAACAAATTGGCATGCTTCTCTAATCGTAGTTAGCTGTAAATCAGAAAGGAAATAAACACCTCTTCATGTCCTGAAACAGGCATGACTCCAAAGTAGTCTTCTAAAAAGCTCACAAGTCAAAAacccttcttttaaactttaGTTATTACGATTGAATAGCAAAATCCTCAACAAAATTATTGAAGTAGGCTACAAAAACCAGGCACTGAATTAACCATCGGTAGGCATATATATCCTCTAAAAAGCTTCTCCTTTCCGAGTAAAACAATCCTAGCCTTACTCTCACTTCCAAGGTAAAGACAAAAAAGTGGCGTcaacctgcaaaacacaacacaaagacaCAAGATCGTAAACTCCCTTGGACAGATTACTGGATGCTGTCAAAGcaaaaaacaatttaacaaaatatgtgTGCAAATTTAATTAAGCCTCTGGTCAACCAAATCCCTTCGTAAAGTTACCTTAGATCCAAAATTAATTGCCCCATACAATCATAATAAACAAACTCCACACCAGTCCCAATAAACACTTCGAAATCACCTCAAAACACGCAGACAACAAGCGGAAAGCACAATCCAAAGCAAATTACCATGAAAAGATCCACCATAAAACAGCCAACAAGGCCAAAATTCACCAAAAGAGAGTCAATCAAAAGACGAAAAAAGATCCACTCGATTTCATCATCGTCTTTCAACAAATCAAGCAGAAACCCAGGAAGAACCCCTTTCAACTGCAAAGTTAGAATAATGACCTTGAACCGAGAGAACCGTGAAAGCGTATAAAGGGGTCTCTGGCGTGGAATCAGATCTAGACTTAGACCAAGACCTATAAACGAAAGTAATAAAGTATAGGGCATGGCATCatcgcaaaaaaaaaaaaaaaaaacagaatcgCAGGGCACGGAAAATTCAAGGAGGAGCAAACAAAAACGCCAGATCTTAGACGACGAAGAAagcgaagaagaagaagttgataAAGACGAAGAGATACCTGAACCCCGATTGGTTGTggaaaaaaaaggtaaagaaaacAAAGGGGTTTGGTTTGGTGTGGGTTGAGGTCAAGCTCTGCAACTTCCACGACACAACAACCAAAGTGTGAAACCAACGAGCGAGAAAGAGATAAAAGgaatctctttctctctctatctctaatctctttctttcttctgtgTGTATCTAtctagagagaaaaaattagggtttgcgGTTTTATGCTGATTTTATTGACTTTGTGAAAAGGGAAGCTTATCTTCGTTTCTATATATTCTATTCCACCGACGTGACGCATCAACTAACGTATCGCCATGTGTTATCTTCTTCCACGTGGCTCTTTCTCCGCTGTTGATTTTCTACCCTTTTCTCTCTTCCGTCCGATTTAAAGTGGCGACTTTTATTGTGGTTCTTTCCCACTGGCAACTGGACCTTCCTGTCTCCTTCCttcaatatttaatctaatttcGTTATCACTTTGTTTATTTCAATCTTCAATGGACCAAGAATAAAGTATCCTGCAAGTTGTCCAAAAACGTCACTTTATAATAATtcgtataaaaaaatactacCAATTTgcataaagttttaaattacttGCTACTATACTCGTAATTAAACTTTatcataaatatgttttttaaaatgtttatatcaataaatgtttgttttatgttaaaattattaaataaccgCTTTTGatatttgtatgttattatattataatctttaatgcataaaaagatattaactttctatttttttgttgtggttGATTTTGTTTCAGATATTTGTACTTGTTAACTGAtgttagttattattattgggCCTAATGggatattattttttcatcttttataaatattatttacttttactataaattattatttatgatacttataaaatttgagtatttttttatcatggcTGCTTCCTATATTATATTgctgtattaaaacaattaaaataattgtagtttagATACCTTCactttttaatgtaaatttatgagttaaatatgtttttagtctctatattttgaggcaattttggttttagtccattttcaaactatggtacaatttagttctttaactttagaaaattctggttttagtcttttttactaaatttttttaactttatttgttgtttcaaacacgtttcattatagtatttgaattgtttacactgtttgacactgtttgacacatttttgcttcaatgttaacattatagtatttggattgtttacactgtttgacactgtttgacacatttttgcttcaatgttaactgagaaacgtgtttgaaacaacaaataaagttaaaaaaatttagtaaaaaaagactaaaaccagagttttctagagttgaaagactaaattgtacattaatttaaaaatagactaaaaccaaaatcgacctcaaagtatagggacttaaaaacatatttaaccctaaatttatttcaattcttttatacATTATGGACTAAATTATGctaattgtaaataaataaaataaatacattaatctatgaaaatttatattatatatatatataatataaatttggattgtttacactgtttcattatagtatttggattgtttacactgtttgacacatttttgcttcaatgttaactgagaaacgtgtttgaaacaacaaataaagttaaaaaaatttagtaaaaaaagactaaaaccagagttttctagagttgaaagactaaattgtacattaatttaaaaatagactaaaaccaaaatcgacctcaaagtatagggacttaaaaacatatttaaccctaaatttatttcaattcttttatacATTATGGACTAAATTATGctaattgtaaataaataaaataaatacattaatctatgaaaaatttatattatatatatatatatatatatatatatatatatatatttcaaataatagaGTGTAAACatcattgaaaataattttatgtgaaTTTTCGTAGTggcattattttaatatgttctatttttatagaaaagttTGCATTTAAGTATGGATATAAAAATCAACAGTACtcgattttttaaataaaatcaggTTAGGATGTATATGTCTTGTCTATTTCtgtattgatatatttgtttatcaggtaatttgaaattttaaattaatatttttattcctaATTTAGtaacttacttttaaaatgtatatttaatatttcttatattatttttgtaattattatttttatttaaatattattattaatatttattcaattataacTTTGATCTtgctatttaatattaaaaaagatatgtttttatattaaatatttgctagtatcaaattttatttactgtaattcttatttttataaaaaaaaatatttaatatttgaaaaaataaaataatatgtacaaactcaaatataagtatatttatttttaataaaaataaaatgagacaaaaaattcatactaatgtatataaaaaattaaaaaattaaagtccatttttgtttgaaaatgagaTGAGATTATTATATATGCATTGATCCCACCTTCTTGTCATACATATTTGTATGGCaattataaatggataattGTGCATTTTGTGCCTTCCTTAGGTGACATGTGCTTgggaatatatttaaaacaaaattcataatattttaatgatagataatatcaatgatattttaaattaaatgttttttatatatgattgaaaaacttcttttatatatttattgtaagaacaaaatacaaatatttgtctataaatgattttttttataaattcaaaccatatataagttaaattgtgtaagttatttaaaaaataataattttttttattttgatttatgggtatatttattttaaatttatacattttttctatttttatctttaggATAACTTAAGAAGAAATTCAACTTAAGATGCTTATTCAAAAGTTAGGTAAAGCACATTACTTGTTTCTTATATGTAGTTTGCGTTATTGTTTTTCAACAGGAgttctttataataaatttttaaacaatctttttgtggtttttaatgtattatttgcATTTTCCCAAAAGtacataattttcaataaatttatcctatattatactttaaagaaaaatacttaaaaaatagcttaaaataactttaaaagtcatatatatatatatatatatatatatatatatatatatatattaaataaaattacattgcattttaaattaatgttactCGAGAACTTAATTAGCTTTACTtgataatttgtatttttattttgaagtaatTGCTTTTCAAATATGATCCGAAGTAGGTttggataaaatttattaattatattaaattatagttaatcatattatattatattttaaaaattaatttaatttataaaaaaattaattatgttagtttttagttcagtttataaaaattgaactttCGTGCACTATTTGTGATGAGAGTGTGATTTTGAAATTCCGAACTCTGATAATGTGTTATATAGGCAAATCCAAATTTGTCAAACTTTGGTATAATGTGTTAAACCTGATAAATAATGTGAGATATAACTTTGGTGTTTGGAAAAAATCAATTAGGCATGCATATAGCAAAGTTCTTTTTGTAGTAACTTCTGTTTTAGCAATAAATTAGGAACAATTTTAATTGCTAAAAGTTGACAAATTTTGAAGATTGTTGCAACAATTTGGTCTTATAATAAGAAAGGTGAATGTTGGACTAGTTTATTGAATTGCATTGCAAAgtgaactaaaaataattttatattgattcatataaaaaaattctacattgttaatctttttaatcactaaaaaaatcaacaatttatcagataataaatttaatgttatatgTCTTTTAACACGTAAAGGATGAACGTTTCTTTTTACACACAAATGATAAATACCTTTTTTagtaacttttttaacaacagCAATACTCAATCACAAGACACATTTTTCCGCTTTACCTACACTAAGTTTTTTAAAtctcattttcacaaacacaaagagtttttttattacataactCTTAAACTTttgagtaattatttttaattagatttagaaaaattatttataaatccTTAATCTTGAtttgaaaattatgtaaaaaaactAAAGAGTCTTTGTCTAATTACcatcaataatcaattatcaattgATTATTccataaactattttaaaaatattttccttctctgataaataattatcataaatgaCTATCATTTGCTAAAaaactatttcaaaatatataatcaattatcatttatcatactataattgattattctacgtttaaaaaatattttatctaacAACTATAACAATGGAgatcataatcaattatgtctcatttgttaaaataaaacttttctaTCATCCCAGAGTCATGCTTTTTGACTATTCTTCTACTAATTtgagtaaaatatataaattacaaagcTTCAACAATATTCAGCCTCTATCTCTTAAATTCAACATTACTTAAAACAAGAActcttgaaacattttttgCTAATAggatttatataattataatttttgttataatgtTTAACATTGtatcattttcatattaaatatttaatgatattatatttttatttgttgtgttttttattttttataaaaatatctaactattatttgaaattatatatatatatatatatatatatatatatatatatatatatatatatacatacacgtgtgtgtgtgaaaaaataaaaatgtgacaaaatttttatatcatctaaaatataaaaataaagatgatgTTAGAGTTTTACTTTGAATAATCAACTTCATTGACATAAAGGTATCATattatatgcaaagaaaaaatgACCATACAGCTGTTTCTCATGGAAGGCAAATGGAGTACAACTAGTAAAGTGGAGAAGGAATATGCTTTTTTTGGTTGGAACTATTTACACTCACATTCTTCTTTCTCAACCTTTATTTCCTATTTtcataattctttttctttaaaattcatCACCAATGTCTTTCTCTCTCAGTCCatcacaattttaataaaatattaaggtttaatagattcgtaggtccctatatttgaaaatttgtttcaattaggtccttcaattttggaagtgatcaattagaTCCCTAATTGtgtcaatttgattcaatagAACCCTTTCCATTAAAAGCAgataacgccgtgaagtttaaCAACATGTGGGATGCTGACGCTTCCAAGTGGTTGACTTTTAAGTGCATACGTGgattaaaaagtttttaaaatattggcaaataaattaataaatgaaaacaaattaataaatgaaattactaAACATATTAAAACATTGTTTCCTAATCTGGGGTCATTGGTGGTGTCTGCGAAATTGGGGAAAGGTGCAAGTTAGGGTTCGTTATCTGGGTTTGTCAATTTGCTGACATTTGGTGAGCATCGTTTTTGCGTGAGAAGTTAGGGTTCGTTCCATATTATTGTAGTGATCTATTGGTGGTTTTGACTTGAAGCAGGTAATTTTTGGCAGTGTAGCACGTGGAAGAGAGTTTCGCGAAGGTCGTTGCATAATCACGTGGAAGAGAGTTTCGCGAAGATCGTTGGAGGTGTAGCAATGTACTCTTCCATTGTTTATCCAATTAATGGTGAGCATATGTGGCAGATTACCTCATATAATGAAGTGTTCCCTCCAAAAAAGAGAACACTGCCAGGGAGGCCCAAGAAGAAGGGAGGctcaagaagaaaagaagattgcaTGAATGAGAGTTAGTCAGggacaaaacaaaaatgaggAAGGATGGTATACAAAAAAGATGTGACATTTGTAAGGATGTAAAAAGATTCTGATTTTGAATCTATGTGATGTTGAACCTTTATACCTTGtaatgatgaagaaaagatacCATTATCTTTTGCTTGTTG
This genomic interval from Vigna radiata var. radiata cultivar VC1973A chromosome 8, Vradiata_ver6, whole genome shotgun sequence contains the following:
- the LOC106771918 gene encoding uncharacterized protein LOC106771918, with the translated sequence MPVSGHEETGVKSYAGQFSGLIAGVPIKKRRFPSFQPSSSPVSEEPCSLSEETELQRKENSSTSQGSTLSNASIAGAPIKKRRFPFIQPFSSSLEEASRSEESDALRKEHSSTSPGSTLSTSSSSLSDANGIPALEDKKAGTDATNANTGQSNSCFLIPKLEEPNLGTQSCTLDVRDSKETVLLSKDSNKKLEPQIIKGNPELLLAAKEGLALSIGTEVSKQNVKDICRKESPLVSGSTSLSLSLEDHLFPAVESVENDKSRLKIEKSESVSLELSLSKEDCSSHSLNTDAKTDRNKTPVHSNRANWDLNTTMDAWEESGTEAGLVKTCVDGLKITENLVVEKQLMCSTGMTRPTNVLSVKPVCEESQKKDFSFPSAMCGQQFKFGDSSNLSLTPFLQKYTEEPSKLSVKMNSGSSIPNVSLPSVASAAVDANTSSFRLVKPEPFDGNLKKELKEANTSTPGSLDSVTVKQELFPPNVVKCSKLSNVSNLMKADAVSVKQEVDHTGNQENSNAAVNKTDRLDKELQQGLDDSSPSLAMSIVPDTSQISAEAACPQVKPGCTTELSASENTVSQIENISSTDGENVGKVCHGACLNSEQDIIEAVTVPVVDNGSELKNSGLKISSASTEEKNAANRDACRLKLMNEPLAATRGSGEGCASDEEKITLSGDMLEDDSYGSDYESDENHAVTIPVDTERYVEDDDYEDGEVREPLDPSIAEDNICEVREVEHPDCSNFVNKQMEKGMVSGDCAAQYQVVENDNKTAIQSEINSEDAMDIEMHERSGKVVDKNVCLQESLEDEKSSIAAHGNKPVNVLQKKALDLLEGKNVSEALVTESLSNQATDGSNGVDVQCADEVVKTTDAVKQTDLELPNMDLSANANDASKDVNNGGNPGRIIDLSRATSSSSPGKTRSISGRSQLPSRPARDVLSDALDGDKLQRGRDDVYIDGPHKFSRERHQDMSPRNSRLNFGRGRGRLNSRLDSVRSEWESDREFSGEFYNGPNQFRGPRPKYASAFANTDLEYNNVAPDGSYVGNGRLGRKPMSDGSYIAPRRCSPGGRDGIQIGHRNPRNISPNRCIGDGSDLVGVRHNDKFLRGLPEDNMDAMFTRPQTFEGMDGRFTRGSRNFSSMPRRGLPRMRSKSPIRSRSRSPGPWSSPRRRSPRRRSPDGFGGHPELNHRRSPFYRVDRMRSPDRPVFPAERVVRRHGSPSFMSRPSNDMRDIDSARDHGHPRSGRILIRNRRFDVVDPRDRTDNDDDYFGGPMHSGRLLELSGEGNGEDRRRFGERRGPVRTFRPPYNNNVGENFHLNAEEGPRHYRFCSDDSDFHERGGNNIRERDFDRRMKGRPGNVPPPRRTRNMDEQEENFRHGGGGGGGGGGGQVWSDDSFDDISRVKRKRF